One stretch of Emys orbicularis isolate rEmyOrb1 chromosome 7, rEmyOrb1.hap1, whole genome shotgun sequence DNA includes these proteins:
- the SPTBN2 gene encoding spectrin beta chain, non-erythrocytic 2 produces MSSTLSPTDYDSLEIQQQYNDINNRWELADEDWDNENSSARLFERSRIKALADEREAVQKKTFTKWVNSHLARVTCRIADLYNDLRDGRMLIRLLEVLSGEQLPKPTKGRMRIHCLENVDKALQFLKEQKVHLENMGSHDIVDGNHRLTLGLIWTIILRFQIQDISVETEDNKEKKSAKDALLLWCQMKTAGYQNVNVHNFTTSWRDGLAFNAIVHKHRPDLIDIDTLKKCNAHYNLQNAFNVAEKELGLTKLLDPEDVNVDQPDEKSIITYVATYYHYFSKMKALAVEGKRIGKVLDYAIEADKLIEKYETLASDLLQWIEQTILTLNDRKLANSLSGVQNQLQAFNTYRTVEKPPKFTEKGNLEVLLFTIQSKMRANNQKVYIPREGKLISDINKAWERLEKAEHERELALRNELIRQEKLEQLAARFDRKAAMRETWLSENQRLVSQDNFGVDISAVEAAVRKHEAIETDIVAYSERVQAVNAVATELEAERYHDIKRVLARKNNVVRLWDYLRELVASRRERLLLNLDLQKMFQDLAYLMDWMEEMKGRLQSQDFGKHLHGVEDLLQIHALVEADIAVQAERIKAVGTAAQRFATPGEGYKPCDPQLVQERVDMLELCYQELVELAGKRRAKLEESRRLWKFFWDMGEEEAWIREQEQILSSDDFGKDLTSVLRLISKHNAFRDEMSGRYGPLQHTTAQGHSLVHEGHFGAREVAERIREIEEQWQHLEALAGERERRLHEASSLYQFQADADDMEAWLMDALRLVSSPEVGHDEYSTQSLVKKHKDVEEEIQNHRPAIAALHEQAQSLPPAFAHAPEVAGRLPAVEQRYQELAALAERRKQDLQDALNLYKMFSEADACGLWIGEKEQWLHAMEIPEKLEDLEVVQQRFETLEPEMNNLALRIAAINQIAGQLLSTDHRNKESIQATQEQLNTRWERFRTLADQKKAALTSALNIQNYYLECNETKSWMREKTKVIESTQELGNDLAGVMALQRKLAGMERDLEAIQGKVLDLQGEAAALAAEHPGQATPILDQLADIKAVWAELRETMRRREESLGEASKLQGFLRDLDDFQAWLSRTQTAVASEDVPATLAEAEQLLSQHESIRNEIEHYKDDYQSMRAMGQEVTQGQTDAQYMFLQQRLQALDTGWKELGQMWENRHHLLSQAYSFQLFLRDTKQVEGVLSNQEYVLSHTEMPSTLQGAEASIKKHEDFMTTMEANGEKIKGLVDAGRKLIVGDSVHADKVQEKVDSIDGRHKRNRDAANELLRRLRDNRELQHFLQDCQELTLWINEKMLTAQDMSYDEARNLHTKWQKHQAFTAELASNKDWLDKIEKEGQQLMAEKPELEPVVKEKLGSLHRLWDELESTTKTKAQCLFDANRAELFTQSCSALEAWLAGLQAQLQSDDYGKDLTSVNILLKKQQMLENQMDVREKEVEAIQSQALALSQEDANTAEVEGKFRAVEEKFLDLRGPLEERCHKLLASKEEHQFNRDLEDEILWVRERMPMAISTDHGKDLPTVQLLIKKNQTLQKEIQGHEPRVEELLGRRAGLARCGPVERVEELREAWRELRHQAELRHQRLERAHAAQQFYFDVAEAEAWMGEQELHMMSQEKAKDELIAQAMVKKHLVMEQALDDYAQTIHQLSNQSRDMVASEHPESERLTLRQGQVDKLYASLKDLAEERRGKLQEHQRLCQLKRDVDDLEQWISEREVVAASHELGQDYEHVTMLRDKFREFSRDTSNIGQERVDAVNLLADELISSGHSENATIAEWKDGLNDAWADLLELIDTRSQMLAASYELHRFYHDARQTLAQVQHKQKQLPDEVGRDLNTAEAMQRMHSAYEHDIQALSAQVKQVQEDAMRLQKAYAGEKADDIRRHEQAVSEAWAELLSSSQGRRQLLLDTVDKFRFFKMVRDLMLWMDGVHLQIDAQEKPRDVSSADLVIKNHQGIKAEVEARTDSFNACIAMGTALLDKGHYASDKISEKLAQLQEQRKEIGDRWQEKMDWLQIVMEVLMFGRDASMAEAWLSSQEPIVRSAELGRNVDEVENLIKRHEGFQKLAAAWEERFLALEKLTTLEEKERLRQEEEERRKRRPPTPPEPEPEVTVQPLLLPDSQQGPGLSNADGTSTLQTRLPELPAVNGIYPDSESPQMPEMEEVTSGARLDTLAEEKEHSPAPSPKARTKLPALTPEPAHSATLPLRSPDPTAQEHLEGALCRKQEMEAQGKKAANRSWQNVYCVLHKGSLGFYKDAKNASHGVPYHGEVPISLQGAQCNVALDYKKRKHVFKLGLSDGKEYLFQAKDEAEMSTWMRVINASVACTPTPQQDTEDPPSLTGKGMTRAMSMPPVSPNSAAEVSVALRSKDGKEKDREKRFSFFKKKQ; encoded by the exons CCCAAGCCCACCAAAGGGCGAATGCGGATCCACTGCCTGGAGAACGTAGACAAGGCCCTGCAGTTCCTCAAGGAGCAGAAGGTGCATCTGGAGAACATGGGCTCCCATGACATCGTCGATGGCAACCACCGCCTCACACTGGGCCTTATCTGGACCATCATCCTCCGCTTCCAG ATCCAGGATATCAGTGTAGAGACTGAGGATAACAAGGAGAAGAAATCGGCCAAGGATGCCTTGCTGCTCTGGTGCCAGATGAAGACGGCAGG GTACCAGAACGTCAATGTTCACAATTTCACCACCAGCTGGAGGGATGGCCTGGCCTTCAATGCGATCGTCCACAAGCACAG gccggACCTTATAGATATTGACACGCTGAAGAAATGCAATGCCCACTACAACCTGCAGAATGCGTTCAACGTagcagagaaggaactggggctGACCAAGCTTTTGGATCCTGAAG ATGTCAACGTGGACCAGCCGGATGAGAAGTCTATCATCACATACGTGGCCACCTACTACCACTACTTCTCCAAAATGAAAGCATTGGCTGTGGAGGGAAAGCGCATTGGAAAG GTGCTGGACTACGCCATTGAGGCTGACAAGCTGATCGAGAAGTACGAGACACTGGCTTCTGACCTGCTGCAGTGGATCGAGCAGACCATCCTGACACTGAATGACCGCAAGCTGGCCAACTCCCTGAGCGGGGTGCAGAACCAGCTGCAGGCTTTCAACACCTACCGCACTGTTGAGAAGCCCCCCAA GTTCACAGAGAAAGGGAACCTGGAGGTGCTGCTCTTCACCATCCAGAGCAAGATGCGCGCCAACAACCAGAAGGTGTATATACCGCGCGAGGGCAAGCTGATCTCCGACATCAACAAG gccTGGGAGCGGCTGGAGAAGGCGGAGCATGAGCGGGAGCTGGCACTGCGCAACGAGCTGATCCGCCAGGAAAAGCTGGAGCAGCTGGCAGCTCGATTTGACCGCAAGGCAGCCATGCGGGAGACGTGGCTGAGCGAGAACCAGCGCCTGGTGTCCCAG GATAACTTCGGCGTGGACATTTCGGCGGTGGAGGCAGCGGTGCGGAAGCATGAGGCCATTGAGACAGACATCGTGGCCTACAGTGAGCGTGTGCAGGCCGTGAATGCTGTGGCCACCGAGCTCGAGGCGGAGCGCTACCACGACATCAAGCGCGTGCTGGCCCGCAAGAACAATGTGGTGCGGCTGTGGGACTACCTGCGGGAGCTGGTGGCCTCACGCCGTGAGCGCCTGCTCCTCAACCTGGACCTGCAGAAGATGTTCCAGGACCTGGCTTACCTCATGGACTGGATGGAGGAGATGAAG GGCCGCCTGCAGTCCCAGGACTTTGGGAAGCACCTGCACGGCGTGGAAGACCTGCTGCAGATCCATGCGCTGGTGGAGGCCGACATTGCCGTGCAGGCCGAGCGCATCAAGGCTGTTGGCACTGCTGCACAGAGGTTTGCCACCCCTGGAGAAG GATAcaagccctgtgacccccagctggtgcaggagagggtggaCATGCTAGAGCTGTGCTACCAGGAGCTGGTTGAGCTGGCAGGCAAGCGCCGGGCCAAGCTGGAGGAGTCACGGCGCCTGTGGAAGTTCTTCTGGGACATGGGTGAGGAGGAGGCCTGGATCCGGGAGCAAGAGCAGATCCTGTCGTCGGATGATTTCGGCAAGGACCTGACCAGTGTGCTGCGCCTCATCAGCAAGCACAATGCCTTCCGTGATGAGATGAGCGGCCGCTATGGACCCCTGCAGCACACCACGGCCCAGGGCCACAGCCTGGTGCATGAGGGGCACTTTGGGGCACGAGAGGTGGCTGAGCGCATCCGGGAGATCGAGGAGCAGTGGCAACACCTGGAGGCGCTGGCAGGCGAGCGGGAGCGGCGCCTGCATGAGGCCTCCAGCCTCTACCAGTTCCAGGCCGATGCTGATGACATGGAGGCCTGGCTCATGGATGCCCTGCGGCTGGTGTCCAGCCCGGAGGTGGGCCATGACGAGTACTCTACCCAGAGCCTGGTCAAGAAGCACAAGGATGTGGAAGAGGAGATCCAGAACCACCGGCCCGCCATCGCTGCGCTACATGAGCAGGCCCAGAGCCTGCCGCCTGCCTTTGCCCATGCACCCGAGGTGGCCGGGCGCCTGCCCGCTGTGGAGCAGCGCTACCAGGAGCTGGCCGCCCTGGCTGAGCGCCGCAAGCAGGATCTGCAGGACGCCCTCAACCTCTACAAGATGTTCAGCGAGGCTGATGCCTGTGGGCTGTGGATTGGTGAGAAGGAGCAGTGGCTGCATGCCATGGAGATCCCTGAGAAGCTGGAGGACCTGGAGGTGGTGCAGCAGAG GTTTGAGACACTGGAGCCCGAGATGAATAACCTGGCTTTGCGCATCGCGGCCATCAACCAGATCGCTGGGCAGCTGCTGAGCACTGACCACCGCAACAAGGAGAGCATCCAGGCCACGCAGGAGCAGCTCAACACCAG gTGGGAGCGGTTCCGCACTCTGGCCGACCAGAAGAAGGCTGCGCTGACCTCAGCCCTGAACATCCAGAACTACTACCTGGAGTGCAATGAGACCAAGTCTTGGATGAGGGAGAAGACCAAGGTGATCGAGTCGACGCAGGAGCTGGGCAATGACCTGGCGGGTGTCATGGCACTGCAGAGGAAGCTGGCGGGCATGGAGCGGGACCTGGAGGCCATCCAGGGCAAGGTGTTGGACCTGCAGGGGGAGGCGGCCGCGCTGGCAGCCGAGCACCCAGGCCAGGCGACGCCCATCCTAGACCAGCTTGCGGACATCAAGGCCGTGTGGGCCGAGCTGCGTGAGACCATGCGGCGGCGCGAGGAGTCACTGGGGGAGGCCAGCAAGCTGCAGGGCTTCCTGCGCGACCTGGATGACTTCCAGGCTTGGCTGTCACGGACACAGACGGCTGTGGCCTCTGAGGATGTGCCGGCCACCCTGGCTGAGGCCGAGCAGCTGCTGAGCCAGCATGAGAGCATCCGTAACGAGATTGAGCACTACAAGGACGACTACCAGAGCATGCGGGCCATGGGTCAGGAGGTGACCCAGGGCCAGACCGATGCCCAGTACATGTTCCTGCAGCAACGCCTACAGGCCCTGGACACTGGCTGGAAGGAGCTGGGCCAGATGTGGGAGAACAGGCACCACCTGCTGTCCCAGGCCTATAGCTTCCAGCTCTTCCTGCGGGACACCAAGCAGGTGGAGGGTGTGCTCAGCAACCAG GAGTACGTGCTGTCCCACACTGAGATGCCCAGCACCCTGCAAGGGGCAGAGGCTTCCATTAAGAAGCATGAAGATTTCATGACCACCATGGAGGCCAACGGGGAGAAGATCAAGGGGCTGGTGGACGCCGGGCGGAAGCTGATTGTGGGGGACAGCGTCCATGCAGACAAAGTCCAGGAGAAGGTTGACTCCATCGATGGCAG GCACAAGCGGAATCGGGATGCCGCCAATGAGCTGCTGCGGCGGCTGCGGGATAACCGGGAGTTGCAGCACTTCCTGCAGGACTGCCAAGAG cTCACCCTATGGATCAATGAGAAGATGCTGACAGCCCAGGACATGTCGTATGACGAGGCCCGCAACCTGCACACCAAGTGGCAGAAGCACCAGGCCTTCACGGCCGAGCTGGCTTCCAAcaaggactggctggacaagATCGAGAAG gaggggcagcagctaATGGCGGAGAAGCCGGAGCTGGAGCCCGTGGTGAAGGAGAAGCTGGGCAGCCTCCACCGTCTATGGGATGAGCTGGAGTCCACCACCAAGACCAAGGCCCAGTGCCTCTTTGACGCCAACCGGGCCGAGCTCTTCACCCAGAGCTGCTCCGCCCTGGAGGCCTGGCTGGCCGGGCTGCAGGCCCAGCTCCAGTCTGATGACTACGGCAAGGACCTGACCAGCGTCAACATCCTGCTGAAGAAGCAACAG ATGCTGGAGAACCAAATGGACGTGCGGGAGAaggaggtggaggccatccaGTCGCAGGCGCTCGCCCTGAGCCAGGAGGACGCCAATACGGCCGAGGTGGAAGGCAAGTTCCGGGCAGTGGAGGAGAAGTTCCTGGACCTACGGGGCCCGCTGGAGGAGCGCTGCCACAAGCTGCTGGCCTCCAAGGAGGAGCACCAGTTCAACCGTGACCTGGAGGACGAGATC CTGTGGGTGAGGGAACGGATGCCCATGGCCATCTCCACCGACCATGGCAAGGACCTGCCCACCGTCCAGCTGCTGATAAAGAAGAACCAG accctgcagAAGGAGATCCAGGGCCATGAGCCGCGCgtggaggagctgctggggcgGCGGGCAGGGCTGGCACGCTGCGGGCCCGTGGAGCGGGTGGAAGAGCTGCGGGAGGCCTGGCGGGAGCTGAGGCACCAGGCGGAGCTGCGGCACCAGCGCCTGGAGCGGGCACACGCTGCCCAGCAGTTCTACTTCGATGTAGCTGAAGCCGAGGCctggatgggggagcaggagctgcacaTGATGTCCCAGGAGAAGGCCAAG GATGAGCTGATTGCCCAGGCCATGGTGAAGAAGCACCTGGTGATGGAGCAGGCGCTGGATGACTACGCCCAGACCATCCACCAACTCTCCAACCAGAGCCGCGACATGGTGGCCAGTGAGCACCCAGAGAg TGAGCGGCTCACCCTGCGCCAGGGCCAGGTGGACAAGCTGTACGCCAGCCTGAAGGACCTGGCAGAGGAGCGGCGGGGGAAGCTGCAGGAGCACCAGCGCCTCTGCCAGCTCAAGCGTGACGTGGATGACCTGGAGCAGTGGATCTCGGAGCGCGAGGTGGTGGCTGCCTCCCACGAGCTGGGGCAGGACTACGAGCATGTGACT ATGCTGCGGGACAAGTTCCGGGAGTTCTCCCGGGACACCAGTAACATCGGGCAGGAGCGCGTGGACGCCGTGAACCTGCTGGCGGATGAGCTGATCTCATCAGGGCACTCGGAGAACGCCACCATTGCCGAGTGGAAGGACGGGCTCAACGATGCCTGGGCCGACCTGCTGGAGCTCATCGACACCCGCAGCCAGATGCTGGCAGCTTCCTATGAGCTGCACCGCTTCTACCACGACGCTCGCCAGACGCTGGCGCAGGTGCAACACAAGCAGAAGCAGCTGCCCGACGAGGTGGGGCGCGACCTGAACACGGCCGAGGCCATGCAGCGCATGCACTCAGCCTACGAGCATGACATCCAGGCGCTCAGCGCACAG GTGAAACAGGTGCAAGAGGACGCGATGCGGCTGCAGAAGGCCTACGCGGGTGAGAAGGCCGATGACATCCGGCGGCATGAGCAGGCTGTGAGCGAGGCCTGGGCCGAGCTGCTGAGCAGCAGCCAAGGCCGCCGGCAGCTGCTGCTCGACACCGTGGACAAGTTCCGCTTCTTCAAGATGGTGCGAGACCTGATGCTGTGGATGGACGGGGTGCACCTGCAGATCGACGCCCAGGAGAAGCCCAG ggacGTGTCCTCGGCTGACCTGGTCATCAAGAACCACCAAGGGATCAAGGCTGAGGTGGAGGCCCGGACGGACAGCTTCAATGCCTGCATAGCCATGGGCACCGCCCTGCTGGACAAGGGCCACTATGCTTCTGACAAG ATTTCAGAGAAGCTGgcccagctgcaggagcagcGCAAGGAGATCGGAGACCGGTGGCAGGAGAAGATGGACTGGCTGCAGATTG TTATGGAGGTGCTGATGTTCGGGCGCGATGCCAGCATGGCTGAGGCCTGGCTGTCCAGCCAGGAGCCCATCGTGCGCTCAGCTGAGCTGGGCAGGAACGTGGACGAGGTGGAGAATCTCATCAAGAGGCACGAGGGCTTCCAGAAGTTGGCCGCTGCCTGGGAGGAGCGCTTCCTGGCACTGGAAAAGCTCACCACG ctggaggagaaggagcggctgcggcaggaggaggaggagaggaggaagaggcggCCTCCAACACCACCTGAGCCAGAGCCCGAGGTCACGGtgcagccactgctgctccctgACAGCCAGCAGGGGCCAGGACTGAGCAATGCTGACGG gactTCCACTCTGCAGACCCGTCTCCCAGAGCTGCCTGCTGTGAATGGGATCTACCCTGACTCCGAGTCCCCGCAG ATGCCCGAGATGGAGGAGGTGACAAGCGGAGCCCGGCTGGATACATTGGCCGAGGAGAaggagcacagccctgccccctcgcCCAAGGCCCGCACCAAGCTGCCGGCACtcacccctgagcctgcccatTCGGCCACGCTGCCGCTCCGAtcaccagaccccactgcccaggAGCACCTGGAGGGGGCACTGTGCCGCAAGCAGGAGATGGAAGCCCAGGGCAAGAAGGCAGCCAACAG GTCCTGGCAGAACGTATACTGTGTCCTGCACAAAGGCAGCCTAGGCTTCTACAAAGACGCCAAGAACGCCAGCCATGGCGTCCCCTACCATGGCGAGGTGCCCatcagcctgcagggggcgcagTGCAACGTGGCACTGGACTACAAGAAACGCAAGCATGTCTTCAAGCTGGG GTTGAGTGACGGCAAAGAGTATTTATTCCAGGCCAAGGACGAG GCTGAAATGAGCACCTGGATGCGGGTGATCAATGCCTCGGTGGCCTGCACCCCGACACCCCAGCAGGACACGGAGGACCCGCCCTCACTCACTGGCAAGGGCATGACGCGGGCCATGAGCATGCCACCCGTGTCCCCCAACAGCGCTGCTGAGGTCTCTGTGGCCCTGCGCAGCAAGGACGGCAAGGAGAAGGACCGAGAAAAGAGATTCAGCTTCTTCAAGAAGAAGCAATAG
- the LOC135880920 gene encoding RNA-binding protein 4B isoform X5 has product MVKLFIGNLPREATEQEIRSLFEQYGKVLECDIIKNYGFVHIEDKTAAEDAIRNLHHHKLHGVCINVEASKNKSKASTKLHVGNISTTCTNLELRAKFEEYGPVIECDIVKDYAFVHMERAEDAVEAIRGLDNTEFQDGFP; this is encoded by the coding sequence ATGGTGAAACTCTTCATTGGGAATCTGCCCCGGGAGGCAACGGAGCAAGAGATCCGGTCGCTCTTTGAGCAGTACGGGAAGGTGCTGGAATGTGACATCATCAAAAACTATGGCTTTGTGCACATCGAAGACAAGACAGCGGCCGAAGATGCCATCCGTAACCTGCATCACCACAAGCTGCATGGTGTCTGCATCAATGTGGAAGCCAGCAAGAACAAGAGCAAGGCGTCCACCAAGCTGCATGTGGGCAACATCAGCACTACCTGCACTAACCTGGAGCTGCGGGCCAAGTTTGAAGAGTATGGCCCAGTGATCGAGTGTGACATAGTGAAGGACTATGCCTTTGTGCACATGGAGCGGGCTGAGGATGCGGTGGAGGCCATCAGGGGCCTAGACAACACAGAGTTCCAAG
- the LOC135880920 gene encoding RNA-binding protein 4B isoform X4 produces the protein MVKLFIGNLPREATEQEIRSLFEQYGKVLECDIIKNYGFVHIEDKTAAEDAIRNLHHHKLHGVCINVEASKNKSKASTKLHVGNISTTCTNLELRAKFEEYGPVIECDIVKDYAFVHMERAEDAVEAIRGLDNTEFQASSAEAPSVSPGWRDLLTSAFVHCKAQEW, from the exons ATGGTGAAACTCTTCATTGGGAATCTGCCCCGGGAGGCAACGGAGCAAGAGATCCGGTCGCTCTTTGAGCAGTACGGGAAGGTGCTGGAATGTGACATCATCAAAAACTATGGCTTTGTGCACATCGAAGACAAGACAGCGGCCGAAGATGCCATCCGTAACCTGCATCACCACAAGCTGCATGGTGTCTGCATCAATGTGGAAGCCAGCAAGAACAAGAGCAAGGCGTCCACCAAGCTGCATGTGGGCAACATCAGCACTACCTGCACTAACCTGGAGCTGCGGGCCAAGTTTGAAGAGTATGGCCCAGTGATCGAGTGTGACATAGTGAAGGACTATGCCTTTGTGCACATGGAGCGGGCTGAGGATGCGGTGGAGGCCATCAGGGGCCTAGACAACACAGAGTTCCAAG cTTCAAGTGCAGAAGCTCCTTCAGTGTCACCCGGTTGGAGGGACCTTCTCACCTCTGCTTTTGTACATTGCAAAGCACAAGAATG
- the LOC135880920 gene encoding RNA-binding protein 4B isoform X1, giving the protein MVKLFIGNLPREATEQEIRSLFEQYGKVLECDIIKNYGFVHIEDKTAAEDAIRNLHHHKLHGVCINVEASKNKSKASTKLHVGNISTTCTNLELRAKFEEYGPVIECDIVKDYAFVHMERAEDAVEAIRGLDNTEFQGKRMHVQLSTSRLRTAPGMGDKSGCYRCGKEGHWSKECPVDRTGQVPDFTETYNEQYGAVRTPYPAGYGETMYYDDGYGAMVDYYKRYRVRPYATASAYDAYAEQTMAQYSQYAQYSQVQTTAMAATTAMAATTAMANRLTTTLDPYDRALLPTPGAAAAAVAAAATAAAAAASSTYYTRDRSPLRRTATAATTVGEAYGYERCQLSPVSSVARASLYDVQRFGRESYADRARYSAF; this is encoded by the exons ATGGTGAAACTCTTCATTGGGAATCTGCCCCGGGAGGCAACGGAGCAAGAGATCCGGTCGCTCTTTGAGCAGTACGGGAAGGTGCTGGAATGTGACATCATCAAAAACTATGGCTTTGTGCACATCGAAGACAAGACAGCGGCCGAAGATGCCATCCGTAACCTGCATCACCACAAGCTGCATGGTGTCTGCATCAATGTGGAAGCCAGCAAGAACAAGAGCAAGGCGTCCACCAAGCTGCATGTGGGCAACATCAGCACTACCTGCACTAACCTGGAGCTGCGGGCCAAGTTTGAAGAGTATGGCCCAGTGATCGAGTGTGACATAGTGAAGGACTATGCCTTTGTGCACATGGAGCGGGCTGAGGATGCGGTGGAGGCCATCAGGGGCCTAGACAACACAGAGTTCCAAG GCAAGCGGATGCACGTGCAGTTGTCAACCAGTCGGCTCAGGACCGCGCCCGGGATGGGAGACAAGAGTGGCTGCTATCGGTGCGGGAAAGAAGGGCACTGGTCTAAAGAGTGTCCAGTAGATCGCACGGGGCAAGTGCCTGACTTTACCGAAACCTATAATGAGCAGTACGGAGCGGTGCGCACTCCCTACCCCGCGGGCTATGGGGAGACCATGTATTACGATGATGGGTATGGAGCAATGGTCGACTACTACAAAAGATATCGCGTGAGGCCCTATGCTACGGCATCTGCATACGACGCCTATGCAGAGCAAACAATGGCCCAGTATTCGCAGTACGCGCAATACTCCCAAGTACAAACCACAGCCATGGCCGCCACCACAGCCATGGCCGCCACCACAGCCATGGCCAATCGCCTCACTACTACCCTAGACCCTTACGATAGAGCGCTGCTGCCAACcccgggagcagcagcagcagcagtagctgcAGCTGCAACTGCCGCTGCAGCAGCCGCATCCTCCACCTATTACACCCGGGATAGAAGCCCCCTGCGTCGCACGGCAACCGCGGCCACCACCGTCGGAGAGGCGTACGGTTATGAACGTTGTCAGCTGTCTCCAGTCTCGTCGGTCGCTCGGGCCTCCCTCTACGATGTTCAGCGGTTCGGGCGGGAGTCGTATGCGGACAGGGCGCGGTACTCTGCGTTTTGA
- the LOC135880920 gene encoding RNA-binding protein 4B isoform X2 yields MVKLFIGNLPREATEQEIRSLFEQYGKVLECDIIKNYGFVHIEDKTAAEDAIRNLHHHKLHGVCINVEASKNKSKASTKLHVGNISTTCTNLELRAKFEEYGPVIECDIVKDYAFVHMERAEDAVEAIRGLDNTEFQASSAEAPSVSPGWRDLLTSAFVHCKAQEWQADARAVVNQSAQDRARDGRQEWLLSVRERRALV; encoded by the exons ATGGTGAAACTCTTCATTGGGAATCTGCCCCGGGAGGCAACGGAGCAAGAGATCCGGTCGCTCTTTGAGCAGTACGGGAAGGTGCTGGAATGTGACATCATCAAAAACTATGGCTTTGTGCACATCGAAGACAAGACAGCGGCCGAAGATGCCATCCGTAACCTGCATCACCACAAGCTGCATGGTGTCTGCATCAATGTGGAAGCCAGCAAGAACAAGAGCAAGGCGTCCACCAAGCTGCATGTGGGCAACATCAGCACTACCTGCACTAACCTGGAGCTGCGGGCCAAGTTTGAAGAGTATGGCCCAGTGATCGAGTGTGACATAGTGAAGGACTATGCCTTTGTGCACATGGAGCGGGCTGAGGATGCGGTGGAGGCCATCAGGGGCCTAGACAACACAGAGTTCCAAG cTTCAAGTGCAGAAGCTCCTTCAGTGTCACCCGGTTGGAGGGACCTTCTCACCTCTGCTTTTGTACATTGCAAAGCACAAGAATG GCAAGCGGATGCACGTGCAGTTGTCAACCAGTCGGCTCAGGACCGCGCCCGGGATGGGAGACAAGAGTGGCTGCTATCGGTGCGGGAAAGAAGGGCACTGGTCTAA